In a single window of the Lineus longissimus chromosome 4, tnLinLong1.2, whole genome shotgun sequence genome:
- the LOC135486513 gene encoding ARL14 effector protein-like has translation MEGDESSRHSNFSNRTRDSNQKSGMSNRDENSREEENSGDEIDLETGRQRTRKELRMLNFRNPGKFMDNFDPERSSREMRKMNRRIYKENLRKNQMYDEYGRLLDDLRDLCDCLLEECDGCHFPCTKCKSTKCGIDCRINRRYVYDQVEIEGSRTVINFSDTLEQMVYFK, from the exons atggAAGGAGACGAATCAAGTCGACACTCTAATTTCTCTAATAGAACCAGAGATTCAAATCAAAAGTCTGGAATGAGTAATAGAGATGAAAATAGTAGAGAAGAAGAAAATTCTGGAGATGAAATTGACCTAGAAACTGGACGACAAAGG ACTAGGAAAGAGTTAAGAATGCTTAACTTCAGAAATCCTGGAAAATTCATGGATAATTTTGATCCTGAAAGAAGTAGTagagaaatgagaaaaatgAACCGGAGAATTTATAAAGAAAA CCTGAGGAAGAATCAGATGTATGATGAATATGGACGACTCTTAGATGATCTCCGCGATCTCTGCGACTGCCTTCTTGAAGAATGTGACGGGTGCCATTTTCCATGTACCAAGTGCAAATCTACGAAATGTGGAATAGACTGTCGGATAAACCGCCGTTACGTTTATGATCAAGTAGAAATCGAGGGCAGTAGAACTGTTATCAACTTTTCAGACACACTTGAACAAATGGTTTATTTCAAGTGA
- the LOC135485912 gene encoding hippocampus abundant transcript 1 protein-like isoform X2, whose product MYLSSGIRQPSIYHALVVIFLEFFAWGLLTTPMITVLDETFPNHTFLMNGLIQGIKGMLSFLSAPLIGALSDVFGRKPFLLLTVTFTCAPIPLMRISPWWYFTMISITGVFAVTFSVVFAYVADVTTEEDRSAAYGLVSATFAASLVTSPAIGAYLGRMYSENFVIALATTVAMLDIFFILAAVPESLPEKVRPASWGSQISWEKADPFGALRKIGQDEMMIMLCVTVFLSYLPEAGEYSCFFVYLKLVMGFSEESVASFIAVVGVLSVLAQTAILALLMKYLGSKHTIMVGLVFELVQLAWYGFGSQPWMMWAAGCVASMSSITYPAISAFVSSHASEDQQGVAQGMVTGIRGLCNGLGPALYGFIFFLFHVDLNPHGEGKDDEKENLTLPLLHKIHEKIMPGPPFAFGAVLVLLALLVAIMIPSNPHVNLKAPSKRLVQPKVEKFPRETGIRIQEEEPLMTDTDTA is encoded by the exons ATGTACTTG TCATCTGGTATCCGCCAGCCAAGTATCTACCATGCCTTGGTCGTCATTTTCTTGGAGTTCTTTGCGTGGGGACTCCTCACAACCCCCATGATCACA GTATTAGATGAGACATTTCCAAATCACACATTTCTTATGAATGGCCTCATTCAAGGAATTAAG GGTATGCTGTCATTCCTGAGTGCACCCCTGATCGGTGCTTTGTCCGACGTGTTTGGACGCAAACCATTCTTGTTGCTCACAGTGACCTTCACCTGTGCTCCGATTCCTCTGATGAGAATCAGTCCATG GTGGTATTTTACCATGATCTCAATCACTGGGGTGTTTGCTGTTACATTCAGTGTTGTTTTCGCCTACGTAGCAGACGTGACAACCGAGGAGGATCGTAGCGCCGCCTACGGACTCGTTTCAGCAACGTTTGCTGCTAGTCTTGTCACTAGTCCCGCTATTGGTGCTTATCTAGGACGAATGTACAGCGAGAACTTTGTTATAGCGTTAGCCACTACAGTAGCAATGTTggatatatttttcattctgGCGGCCGTGCCTGAGTCACTCCCCGAAAAGGTACGGCCGGCATCATGGGGATCGCAGATATCATGGGAAAAGGCAGATCCATTTGGG GCCCTGCGGAAGATCGGTCAAGATGAAATGATGATCATGTTGTGTGTTACCGTATTTTTATCGTACCTCCCAGAAGCTGGCGAATACTCGTGTTTCTTTGTATATTTAAAACTG GTGATGGGTTTCTCAGAAGAGTCAGTAGCGTCTTTTATAGCTGTTGTAGGAGTGTTATCAGTTTTAGCGCAG ACAGCAATATTAGCACTTTTAATGAAATACCTAGGCAGCAAGCACACCATCATGGTTGGTCTAGTCTTTGAGCTTGTCCAATTGGCGTGGTATGGATTTGGCTCTCAACCTTG GATGATGTGGGCTGCTGGGTGTGTCGCCTCCATGTCCAGTATAACCTACCCTGCCATTAGTGCTTTTGTATCAAGCCACGCGAGTGAGGACCAACAAG GAGTTGCCCAAGGCATGGTGACTGGTATCCGGGGATTGTGCAATGGACTAGGTCCAGCTCTGTATGGCTTCATCTTCTTCCTATTCCACGTTGACCTAAATCCGCATGGGGAAGGGAAAGATGATGAAAAAGAGAACCTCACATTGCCATTGTTACATAAGATACACGAG AAAATCATGCCAGGGCCGCCATTTGCATTTGGAGCAGTGCTCGTCTTACTGGCTTTACTAGTTGCAATCATGATTCCAAGCAATCCACACGTCAATCTCAAAGCACCGAGTAAACGTCTCGTTCAACCGAAAGTTGAGAAGTTCCCCAGGGAGACAG GTATAAGAATCCAAGAGGAGGAACCACTCATGACAGACACAGACACCGCTTAG
- the LOC135485912 gene encoding hippocampus abundant transcript 1 protein-like isoform X1 — MIGKKRKRVVGNITWSRRGGSKDGSSSSGIRQPSIYHALVVIFLEFFAWGLLTTPMITVLDETFPNHTFLMNGLIQGIKGMLSFLSAPLIGALSDVFGRKPFLLLTVTFTCAPIPLMRISPWWYFTMISITGVFAVTFSVVFAYVADVTTEEDRSAAYGLVSATFAASLVTSPAIGAYLGRMYSENFVIALATTVAMLDIFFILAAVPESLPEKVRPASWGSQISWEKADPFGALRKIGQDEMMIMLCVTVFLSYLPEAGEYSCFFVYLKLVMGFSEESVASFIAVVGVLSVLAQTAILALLMKYLGSKHTIMVGLVFELVQLAWYGFGSQPWMMWAAGCVASMSSITYPAISAFVSSHASEDQQGVAQGMVTGIRGLCNGLGPALYGFIFFLFHVDLNPHGEGKDDEKENLTLPLLHKIHEKIMPGPPFAFGAVLVLLALLVAIMIPSNPHVNLKAPSKRLVQPKVEKFPRETGIRIQEEEPLMTDTDTA, encoded by the exons TCATCTGGTATCCGCCAGCCAAGTATCTACCATGCCTTGGTCGTCATTTTCTTGGAGTTCTTTGCGTGGGGACTCCTCACAACCCCCATGATCACA GTATTAGATGAGACATTTCCAAATCACACATTTCTTATGAATGGCCTCATTCAAGGAATTAAG GGTATGCTGTCATTCCTGAGTGCACCCCTGATCGGTGCTTTGTCCGACGTGTTTGGACGCAAACCATTCTTGTTGCTCACAGTGACCTTCACCTGTGCTCCGATTCCTCTGATGAGAATCAGTCCATG GTGGTATTTTACCATGATCTCAATCACTGGGGTGTTTGCTGTTACATTCAGTGTTGTTTTCGCCTACGTAGCAGACGTGACAACCGAGGAGGATCGTAGCGCCGCCTACGGACTCGTTTCAGCAACGTTTGCTGCTAGTCTTGTCACTAGTCCCGCTATTGGTGCTTATCTAGGACGAATGTACAGCGAGAACTTTGTTATAGCGTTAGCCACTACAGTAGCAATGTTggatatatttttcattctgGCGGCCGTGCCTGAGTCACTCCCCGAAAAGGTACGGCCGGCATCATGGGGATCGCAGATATCATGGGAAAAGGCAGATCCATTTGGG GCCCTGCGGAAGATCGGTCAAGATGAAATGATGATCATGTTGTGTGTTACCGTATTTTTATCGTACCTCCCAGAAGCTGGCGAATACTCGTGTTTCTTTGTATATTTAAAACTG GTGATGGGTTTCTCAGAAGAGTCAGTAGCGTCTTTTATAGCTGTTGTAGGAGTGTTATCAGTTTTAGCGCAG ACAGCAATATTAGCACTTTTAATGAAATACCTAGGCAGCAAGCACACCATCATGGTTGGTCTAGTCTTTGAGCTTGTCCAATTGGCGTGGTATGGATTTGGCTCTCAACCTTG GATGATGTGGGCTGCTGGGTGTGTCGCCTCCATGTCCAGTATAACCTACCCTGCCATTAGTGCTTTTGTATCAAGCCACGCGAGTGAGGACCAACAAG GAGTTGCCCAAGGCATGGTGACTGGTATCCGGGGATTGTGCAATGGACTAGGTCCAGCTCTGTATGGCTTCATCTTCTTCCTATTCCACGTTGACCTAAATCCGCATGGGGAAGGGAAAGATGATGAAAAAGAGAACCTCACATTGCCATTGTTACATAAGATACACGAG AAAATCATGCCAGGGCCGCCATTTGCATTTGGAGCAGTGCTCGTCTTACTGGCTTTACTAGTTGCAATCATGATTCCAAGCAATCCACACGTCAATCTCAAAGCACCGAGTAAACGTCTCGTTCAACCGAAAGTTGAGAAGTTCCCCAGGGAGACAG GTATAAGAATCCAAGAGGAGGAACCACTCATGACAGACACAGACACCGCTTAG